A stretch of the Thermodesulfobacteriota bacterium genome encodes the following:
- a CDS encoding response regulator — translation MDPFSKIKTMKTLLIEDDELIRDSLSMVFLSKGCFLMAVESAEDGLGAMQNNHFDIIISDFILPGMNGIDFFKQSVINQTDSTNVLIAGNISSEKLSEKNEAKVHDFIQKPFTVTALARTLAILTEKKTNQQNPIENLFKK, via the coding sequence ATGGACCCATTTTCTAAAATAAAAACGATGAAAACACTGCTGATCGAAGATGATGAATTGATAAGAGATTCGCTGAGCATGGTATTTTTAAGCAAGGGTTGTTTTTTAATGGCGGTCGAATCTGCCGAAGACGGGCTTGGTGCCATGCAAAACAATCACTTCGATATTATTATTAGCGATTTTATTCTTCCGGGGATGAACGGCATCGATTTTTTTAAACAGTCAGTCATCAATCAGACGGATTCGACCAATGTGCTGATTGCGGGAAATATCAGTTCTGAGAAGTTGTCTGAAAAAAATGAGGCAAAGGTGCATGATTTCATTCAAAAACCATTTACGGTGACCGCCTTGGCACGTACTTTGGCTATTTTAACGGAAAAAAAAACAAATCAGCAAAATCCAATTGAAAATTTATTTAAAAAGTAA
- a CDS encoding sigma-54 dependent transcriptional regulator, translated as MTNYSVFVVDDEGVSREGVTLALKREYQVQAFASAEAVIDALESDPPDLILLDIGLPGMSGVEALKVIKQKNPEIIVIMITAYEDLETVISAMKLGAYDYVVKPLKMDSLIANVRVALETISMRKEIQLLHEKYLKENLPCFIGESDAILDIMEIVKRVAESSDTSILIVGETGTGKELIAKAIHYRSPHFKGPIVSVNCAAIPKELIESELFGYEKGAFSGAHASGKMGLVEKAADGTLFLDEVGDLSMAAQAKLLRFLEEGEYYRVGGTQKHRVQPRIVSATNRDLPKMIEAGKFREDLYYRLAVVKIEIPSLNQRPDDIIPIAQNFLLEFGRKFGKIFTYISPDAEAALQNHHWTGNVRELKNMLERAVLMSDGPVLRAENLELKQTHRNGPDVRPDNMPVIPPLIASGINFTSILDSLEKYYFDAALKMADGNESKAASLLGLTRDKFRYRRKKQP; from the coding sequence ATGACGAATTACTCTGTTTTTGTTGTGGATGATGAAGGGGTTTCCAGAGAAGGTGTCACCCTTGCACTGAAAAGAGAATACCAGGTTCAGGCATTTGCTTCAGCCGAGGCGGTGATCGATGCTTTGGAAAGCGATCCACCTGATCTGATTCTGCTTGATATCGGTCTGCCGGGGATGAGCGGAGTCGAGGCACTGAAGGTCATTAAACAAAAAAATCCTGAAATAATAGTCATTATGATTACTGCTTATGAGGATTTGGAAACAGTGATCAGTGCCATGAAACTCGGAGCTTATGATTACGTGGTAAAACCGCTTAAAATGGATTCTTTAATCGCCAATGTCCGGGTTGCCCTTGAAACGATCTCAATGCGAAAAGAGATCCAGCTTCTTCATGAAAAATATCTCAAAGAGAATCTGCCCTGCTTCATAGGCGAGAGCGATGCGATTTTAGATATTATGGAAATCGTAAAACGGGTAGCGGAAAGTTCGGATACTTCGATTCTTATTGTGGGAGAGACAGGCACAGGTAAAGAACTGATCGCCAAAGCCATACATTACCGGAGCCCTCATTTCAAAGGCCCGATAGTCAGTGTAAACTGTGCGGCCATTCCCAAAGAGCTTATTGAAAGTGAACTTTTCGGCTATGAAAAGGGGGCCTTTAGTGGCGCTCATGCATCCGGAAAAATGGGCCTGGTGGAAAAAGCGGCGGATGGCACGCTTTTTCTTGATGAAGTGGGAGATTTGAGTATGGCTGCCCAGGCAAAACTCCTGCGGTTTTTGGAAGAGGGTGAGTATTATCGTGTCGGTGGTACGCAAAAACATCGGGTACAACCCCGGATTGTTTCTGCGACCAACAGGGATTTGCCGAAAATGATCGAAGCCGGCAAATTCAGAGAGGATTTATATTACCGTCTGGCAGTGGTTAAAATAGAGATTCCATCTTTAAACCAGCGGCCGGATGACATTATCCCCATTGCGCAAAACTTTCTTTTGGAGTTCGGCCGAAAATTTGGCAAGATTTTCACCTATATTTCCCCCGATGCCGAAGCTGCGTTACAGAATCATCACTGGACCGGTAATGTTCGTGAACTGAAAAATATGCTTGAACGGGCGGTCCTAATGTCGGATGGGCCGGTGTTAAGGGCGGAAAATCTTGAGTTAAAACAAACCCATAGGAATGGACCGGACGTAAGGCCGGATAACATGCCGGTTATCCCTCCCCTGATTGCTTCAGGTATAAATTTCACTTCAATTCTTGACTCGCTTGAAAAATACTATTTTGATGCAGCACTTAAAATGGCTGACGGTAACGAAAGCAAAGCGGCAAGCCTTCTCGGGCTGACCAGAGATAAGTTTAGATACCGCAGAAAAAAACAACCCTGA